From Coffea arabica cultivar ET-39 chromosome 2e, Coffea Arabica ET-39 HiFi, whole genome shotgun sequence, the proteins below share one genomic window:
- the LOC140003712 gene encoding BRCT domain-containing protein At4g02110-like: MIPSKIFDGVHFVLVGFDSISHQQVRSRMVEAGGVDVGRYGPDCTHVIVDKAVYDDPICVAARSDGKTLVTALWVYHSFDVGMPVDPALIMYRPLRDLTGIPGAKSLVVCLTGYQGHERDDIMVMVDLMGANFSKPLVANKVTHLICYKFEGMKYDLARQIKMIKLVNHRWLEDCLRTWQILPEDDYDKSGYELDMMEAQAKDSEDEAQDMDTEQTRGKGMVSTSGLLSVSKMEAKPDQISREGTPVRLLEVPGSFVPGTAGKICTELNSMGRTPLPENVISDFTSASKVDEKSPSPNASKFTALSFSRKTPRKAILPVESVQTESKAQISVIRDFDNKVHVSDSFNMSSCNMDVDGTTSNDKRSPLKEILSCPDDGRSDSLSEKRKVAIFVGSSKLQRTDNNLDVSSDGVVVNRTEERPPEPSMNELLKVSGHSPGKKSGYADTTTDLNPLKSSPAKVFSPITSEIEQVCSKIAPQISSEKRNITCTDSDPEVKDLHSNRPENAVNDSTMVQNGLQDEAPPPETKVHEVERCNPMVGLDVPGGEASTRSKPLKRKLLAKKTLGSRPSFGRGKALNQKGSIHIKEKGSAKNHSMSPLGQNETEEPMRFISTERVKVVHPTFDAEMDEDAKMANVLESRNEKAYKTRFVDDETEATENVEDKEFDAIIDNDKPGDIDVPNSVPTRTGEKVGVQNKQTADDIPGVEEQVVDSGDDKLMSEAENAPGKKNEQSESLLRDNSKGERITSGNKFPSTKTRKKNIPVENSGKGDQRKEAKDELSGKKAKTRNAKGFEVKVDKDIIPAQVGMADNSMEMEKENTPLEIGSINVNNTSKKMVGMSTRKSNIKPQKNDGEDSGSKSVAQIIVKTEPIWFILSGHKLQRKDFRQVIRHLKGRVCRDSHQWSYQATHFIAPDPLRRTEKFFAAAASGRWILKTDYLSASNEAGKFLAEEPYEWHKKGLSEDGAINLEAPRKWRLLRERTGHGAFYGMRIIIYGECIAPPLDTLKRVVKAGDGTILATSPPYTRFLQSGVDFAIVSSGMPRVDIWVQEFLRNEIPCVLADYLVDYVCKPGYSLDRHVQYNTLAWAEKSLKNLVTRMEEVVENPTSEENDDDIACQVCGSCGRGEVMLICGDENCSSGCGIGTHIDCCDPPLEEIPQEDWFCPNCRNKNRQNAQKNSRKPISRLKRK, from the exons GACGTGGGAATGCCTGTTGACCCTGCCTTG ATAATGTACAGACCTTTAAGAGATCTAACTGGAATTCCAGGTGCCAAATCCTTGGTTGTTTGCTTGACTGGTTACCAGGGTCATGAACGAGATGATATTATG GTTATGGTTGATTTGATGGGTGCAAATTTTTCAAAACCTTTGGTAGCAAACAAGGTTACACATCTTATATGCTACAAATTTGAAG GTATGAAGTATGACCTTGCAAGGCAAATCAAGATGATAAAACTTGTTAACCATCGGTGGTTGGAAGACTG TTTAAGGACATGGCAAATTCTGCCGGAAGATGACTACGACAAGAG TGGATATGAGCTGGACATGATGGAAGCTCAAGCAAAGGATTCTGAGGATGAAGCTCAAGACATGGACACAGAGCAAACGAGAGGGAAGGGTATGGTTTCAACTTCTGGATTATTGTCAGTTAGCAAAATGGAGGCAAAACCTGATCAAATTTCTCGGGAAGGAACTCCTGTCAGGCTTCTTGAGGTGCCTGGTTCCTTTGTCCCTGGTACAGCGGGGAAAATTTGCACTGAGTTAAATTCAATGGGTAGAACACCACTTCCAGAAAATGTTATAAGTGACTTCACTTCTGCTTCTAAAGTTGATGAGAAATCACCTAGTCCCAATGCATCCAAGTTCACCGCTCTAAGTTTTTCCAGAAAAACACCAAGGAAAGCTATTCTTCCTGTAGAATCAGTGCAAACTGAAAGTAAAGCTCAAATTTCTGTTATTCGAGATTTTGATAATAAAGTTCATGTTAGTGACAGCTTTAACATGTCTTCTTGCAATATGGATGTGGATGGAACTACTTCAAATGATAAAAGAAGTCCTCTGAAGGAAATTTTATCATGTCCAGATGATGGGAGGAGTGATAGTTTGTCTGAGAAGAGAAAGGTGGCCATTTTTGTGGGCAGCTCCAAATTACAAAGGACCGACAATAATTTGGATGTCAGCTCAGATGGTGTAGTTGTCAATAGAACTGAAGAACGTCCACCCGAACCTTCAATGAACGAACTGCTGAAGGTTTCTGGTCATTCTCCTGGGAAAAAATCCGGTTATGCAGACACTACAACTGATTTAAATCCTTTGAAAAGTTCTCCAGCTAAGGTTTTTAGTCCTATCACATCTGAGATAGAGCAAGTATGCAGCAAGATAGCACCTCAAATTTCTTCTGAAAAGAGAAATATCACTTGCACGGATAGCGATCCAGAAGTTAAAGATCTTCATTCTAATAGACCTGAAAATGCAGTTAATGATTCTACAATGGTACAGAATGGGTTGCAAGATGAAGCCCCACCTCCTGAAACCAAAGTACATGAAGTTGAAAGATGCAATCCTATGGTTGGGTTGGACGTTCCTGGAGGAGAGGCCAGCACTCGGTCAAAACCACTCAAAAGAAAGCTGTTGGCTAAAAAAACTCTGGGCTCTAGACCAAGTTTTGGTAGAGGGAAGGCTCTCAATCAAAAAGGTTCCATACATATTAAAGAAAAGGGCTCAGCAAAAAATCATTCGATGAGCCCTTTAGGGCAGAATGAAACTGAGGAACCAATGAGGTTTATTAGTACTGAAAGAGTTAAAGTGGTCCATCCAACTTTTGATGCAGAGATGGACGAAGATGCCAAAATGGCAAATGTTTTAGAATCCAGAAATGAAAAGGCATATAAAACTAGATTTGTAGATGATGAAACTGAAGCTACAGAGAATGTGGAGGACAAGGAATTCGATGCCATTATAGATAACGACAAGCCTGGTGACATTGATGTACCAAATTCAGTCCCTACGAGGACGGGAGAAAAGGTAGGTGTCCAAAACAAACAAACTGCTGATGACATTCCAGGTGTTGAGGAACAGGTGGTGGATTCTGGTGATGACAAGTTAATGAGCGAAGCTGAAAATGCTCCTGGCAAGAAAAATGAACAGAGTGAATCATTACTCAGGGATAATTCTAAAGGGGAGCGCATAACTAGTGGCAATAAGTTTCCTTCAACCAAAACTAGGAAAAAGAACATTCCTGTAGAAAATTCTGGGAAAGGTGACCAGAGGAAGGAGGCCAAAGATGAATTGAGTGGTAAAAAGGCTAAAACAAGGAATGCAAAGGGCTTTGAAGTTAAAGTAGATAAGGACATTATACCAGCACAAGTGGGCATGGCAGATAACTCCATGGAAATGGAAAAGGAGAACACACCTCTTGAGATAGGAAGCATAAATGTGAATAATACTAGTAAAAAGATGGTTGGAATGTCGACCCGAAAATCCAATATTAAGCCCCAGAAGAATGATGGTGAAGATTCTGGTTCAAAGTCAGTGGCACAGATTATAGTGAAAACAGAACCGATTTGGTTTATATTAAGTGGGCATAAGCTACAAAGAAAGGATTTCCGACAAGTGATTCGGCATTTGAAAGGAAGAGTTTGCAGAGATTCTCACCAGTGGTCATATCAGGCAACGCACTTTATTGCTCCAGATCCACTACGCAGAACTGAAAAATTTTTTGCTGCTGCAGCATCTGGAAG GTGGATTCTGAAGACTGATTATTTGAGTGCTAGTAATGAGGCTGGAAAGTTTTTGGCTGAGGAGCCGTATGAATGGCATAAGAAGGGGCTGAGTGAAGATGGTGCAATCAACTTGGAAGCTCCAAGGAAGTGGCGCCTCTTGAGGGAGAGAACTGGGCATGGAGCATTTTATGGAATGCGTATAATTATTTACGGGGAATGCATTGCACCTCCTCTG GATACATTGAAGCGCGTTGTGAAGGCTGGAGATGGGACCATTTTGGCAACTTCACCTCCTTATACTCGTTTCCTTCAATCAGGAGTCGACTTTGCTATTGTCAGTTCTGGGATGCCTCGTGTTGACATTTGGGTTCAGGAGTTCTTAAGAAACGAGATACCCTGTGTTTTAGCTGATTACTTGGTAGACTATGTGTGCAAGCCTGGGTACTCGCTTGATAGACATGTACAATACAACACGCTTGCTTGGGCAGAGAAGTCATTAAAGAACCTAGTAACTCGCATGGAAGAAGTCGTTGAGAATCCTACTTCAGAGGAAAATGATGATGACATAGCATGTCAAGTGTGTGGTTCTTGTGGCAGGGGAGAGGTAATGCTCATTTGTGGCGATGAAAATTGTTCCTCTGGTTGTGGTATTGGTACCCACATTGACTGCTGTGACCCTCCGCTAGAAGAGATTCCACAAGAAGATTGGTTTTGTCCGAACTGTAGGAACAAAAACAGGCAAAATGCTCAAAAGAATTCTAGGAAACCCATCTCTAGGTTAAAGCGAAAGTGA
- the LOC113732197 gene encoding S-adenosyl-L-methionine-dependent uroporphyrinogen III methyltransferase, chloroplastic: MHKVETGKPRERAFQDWVWIPIFAFFFGSITVMALVSRLPSLSSSRTHLRKPKISSVNPVSYIQCSTSPFTEKHSIERYQRDNWLYKNITSTKLQQQSSFCPLPSDSSSIRDYDIALQLPELKKLLQVLKEKRENEVGIGKRGPGNVFLVGTGPGDPELLTIKALRVIQSADLLLYDRLVSNDVLDLVSPDARLLYVGKTAGYHSRTQEEIHELLLSFAEAGATVVRLKGGDPLVFGRGGEEMDFLQRQGIAVKIIPGITSASGIAAELGIPLTHRGVANSVRFLTGHSKNGGTDPLFVAESAADPDSTLVIYMGLSTLPSLASKLMCHGLPPNTPAVAVERGTTPQQRTVFAELKDLSKEISLHQLVSPTLIMIGKVVALSPLWKPSTFGDLAFAEKKTF, from the exons ATGCATAAAGTGGAAACTGGAAAACCCAGAGAGAGAGCATTTCAAGATTGGGTTTGGATAcccatttttgcttttttttttggttcaataaCAGTTATGGCCCTAGTGAGTAGGCTTCCATCTCTTTCCTCTTCAAGAACCCATTTGCGAAAACCCAAAATTTCTTCCGTTAATCCAGTTTCTTACATACAATGCAGCACTTCACCATTTACTGAAAAGCATTCAATTGAGAGGTACCAAAGGGATAATTGGTTGTACAAGAACATTACCAGCACCAAATTGCAGCAGCAATCCTCTTTTTGTCCACTCCCATCTGATTCCAGCTCCATCAGGGACTATGACATTGCTCTCCAGCTCCCAGAGCTGAAGAAATTGCTTCAGGTTTTGaaggagaaaagggaaaatgaagTTGGAATTGGAAAAAGAGGACCCGGGAACGTGTTTTTGGTGGGGACAGGACCAGGGGACCCTGAATTGTTGACGATTAAGGCCTTGAGGGTTATCCAAAGTGCTGATCTTTTGTTGTATGATAGGTTGGTTTCTAATGACGTTTTGGATTTGGTTAGCCCTGATGCTAGACTTCTCTATGTTGGCAAGACTGCAGGGTACCATAGCAGAACTCAG GAGGAAATTCACGAGTTACTTCTAAGTTTTGCTGAAGCCGGGGCAACTGTTGTTAGACTTAAAGGTGGAGATCCATTG GTTTTTGGTAGGGGTGGAGAGGAGATGGATTTCCTACAGCGACAAGGAATTGCAGTGAAAATCATTCCGG GTATTACCTCTGCTTCAGGTATAGCTGCTGAGCTGGGGATACCTTTGACTCATCGAGGTGTTGCAAATAGTGTGAGATTTCTAACAGGCCATTCAAAAAATGGAGGAACAGATCCTCTATTTGTAGCGGAGAGTGCAGCGGATCCTGACTCTACACTGGTTATTTACATGGGTTTGTCAACGTTACCTTCCCTTGCCTCAAAATTGATGTGCCATGGTTTGCCACCTAATACTCCAGCTGTTGCAGTTGAGCGTGGCACCACTCCCCAACAGCGCACG GTATTTGCAGAACTGAAGGATCTTTCAAAGGAGATTTCTTTGCACCAGCTGGTATCACCTACTCTAATTATGATTGGCAAGGTTGTCGCGCTCTCGCCGTTATGGAAACCTTCTACTTTTGGGGATTTAGCTTTCGCAGAGAAGAAAACTTTTTAA